A single Natrinema pellirubrum DSM 15624 DNA region contains:
- a CDS encoding 30S ribosomal protein S12: MANGKYAARKLKKDRQNQRWSDSDYARRARGLREKSDPLEGAPQARGIVLEKVGIEAKQPNSAIRKCVRVQLIKNGKQVTAFCPGDGAISFIDEHDEVTIAGIGGAKGRAMGDLSGVNYKVDKVNGVALKELVRGNAEKPVR, translated from the coding sequence ATGGCAAACGGCAAATACGCCGCGCGCAAGCTCAAGAAGGACCGCCAGAATCAGCGGTGGTCCGACTCGGACTACGCGCGCCGCGCCCGTGGACTTCGCGAGAAGTCCGATCCCCTCGAGGGCGCACCTCAGGCCCGCGGTATCGTACTCGAAAAGGTCGGCATCGAGGCCAAACAGCCTAACTCGGCGATTCGGAAATGCGTCCGGGTCCAGCTGATCAAGAACGGCAAGCAAGTCACCGCGTTCTGTCCCGGTGACGGTGCGATTTCGTTCATCGACGAACACGACGAAGTCACCATCGCCGGGATCGGTGGGGCCAAGGGTCGTGCGATGGGTGACCTCTCCGGTGTCAACTACAAGGTCGACAAGGTCAACGGCGTCGCACTGAAGGAACTCGTTCGCGGGAACGCGGAGAAACCGGTGCGATAA
- a CDS encoding DUF5781 family protein — MDIRVQGPGPTSPFLSARDRFETEHDLSLPVHVQLRDDPDERTWAAHYDDRHVLNISRQAASSAMASELALHEFAHMARHEQDHPSHTQSTEEVLYLALAGKSVERRKLSHCYQIANHMKDIYADDITLSVGPGEKLLSFLESSLAAAVADRPETPPRPGLERLSASADPEITAVNAAFALALAERHDLVDRDHRLYDLAHAAAMDAPEIDFEGFKRRFRELGRETDVSTYRQVLVDATRSYVGGDGLAAD; from the coding sequence ATGGATATTCGCGTGCAGGGACCGGGCCCGACCTCTCCATTCCTCAGCGCCCGAGACCGCTTCGAAACCGAACACGACCTCTCGCTGCCGGTCCACGTCCAGCTCCGGGACGATCCCGACGAACGGACCTGGGCCGCCCACTACGACGATCGCCACGTCCTGAACATCTCGCGACAGGCCGCCTCGAGCGCGATGGCCAGCGAACTCGCCCTCCACGAGTTCGCACACATGGCGCGTCACGAACAGGATCACCCCTCACACACCCAGTCGACCGAGGAGGTTCTCTACCTGGCACTGGCCGGCAAGAGCGTCGAACGCCGCAAGCTCTCGCACTGCTACCAGATCGCCAACCACATGAAAGACATCTACGCCGACGACATCACCCTCTCGGTCGGTCCCGGCGAGAAACTGCTCTCCTTCCTCGAGTCGAGTCTGGCCGCGGCGGTGGCCGACCGGCCCGAAACGCCGCCCCGTCCCGGCCTTGAGCGGCTGTCCGCCAGCGCCGACCCCGAGATCACGGCGGTGAACGCGGCCTTCGCGCTCGCGCTCGCGGAGCGACACGACCTCGTCGACAGGGACCACCGACTCTACGACCTCGCGCACGCGGCAGCGATGGACGCCCCGGAAATCGACTTCGAAGGGTTCAAACGGCGGTTCCGGGAACTCGGGCGGGAGACCGACGTGAGTACGTACCGACAGGTGCTGGTCGATGCGACCCGGTCGTACGTCGGCGGTGACGGCCTTGCGGCCGATTGA
- a CDS encoding elongation factor EF-2 has translation MGRRKKIVQECERLMDEPKNIRNIAIAAHVDHGKTTLTDNLLAGAGMISDETAGEQLAMDTEEDEQERGITIDAANVSMTHEYEGENHLINLIDTPGHVDFGGDVTRAMRAVDGALVVVDAVEGAMPQTETVLRQALREGVKPTLFINKVDRLISELQEGPEEMQQRLLSVIHDVNELIRGMTEEMDDIEDWTVSVEDGTVGFGSALYKWGVSMPSMQRTGMDFGEIMELERADKRQELHDRTPLSDVVLDMVCEHFPDPLEAQPRRIPRIWRGDDESDLSESMRLVDEDGDVVLMVTDIGIDPHAGEIAAGRVFSGTLEKGQELYVSGTAGKNRIQSVGIYMGGEREEVDEVPAGNIAAVTGLKDAIAGSTVSSVEMTPFESIEHISEPVITKSVEAQNMDDLPKLIETLRQVSKEDPTIQIDINEDTGEHLISGQGELHLEVITQRIEKNQGIPVNTGEPIVVYREQPQEPSDEVEGISPNRHNRFYISIEPMTDDLVETIKRGEASMDMPEQERREALQEAGMEKETSQNVEHIHGTNVLIDDTKGIQHLNETMELVIEGLEEALDNGPLANEPVQGTLIRLHDARLHEDTIHRGPAQVIPATREAVHKSLIDGKIKMLEPMQDVRIDVPNDHMGAASGEIQGRRGRVDDMYQEGDLMVVEGIAPVGEMIGFASDIRSATEGRASWNTENAGFEVMSNSLQRDKIMEIRERKGMKLELPPSIDYI, from the coding sequence ATGGGCCGACGCAAGAAGATCGTCCAAGAGTGTGAACGGCTGATGGACGAACCGAAGAACATTCGGAACATCGCCATCGCCGCTCACGTCGACCACGGGAAAACGACCCTTACGGACAATCTGCTGGCTGGTGCCGGCATGATCTCCGACGAGACTGCCGGTGAACAGCTCGCGATGGACACCGAGGAAGACGAGCAGGAACGTGGGATCACCATCGACGCGGCGAACGTCTCGATGACCCACGAGTACGAGGGTGAGAACCACCTCATCAACCTCATCGACACGCCGGGCCACGTCGACTTCGGTGGCGACGTCACCCGCGCGATGCGGGCCGTCGACGGTGCCCTCGTGGTCGTCGACGCCGTCGAAGGGGCCATGCCCCAGACCGAGACGGTGCTGCGACAGGCACTTCGCGAGGGCGTCAAGCCGACGCTGTTCATCAACAAGGTCGACCGCCTGATCTCCGAGCTGCAGGAGGGTCCCGAGGAGATGCAACAGCGTCTCCTCTCGGTCATCCACGACGTCAACGAACTCATCCGCGGCATGACCGAGGAGATGGACGACATCGAGGACTGGACGGTCTCCGTCGAAGACGGTACCGTCGGCTTCGGCTCCGCACTGTACAAGTGGGGCGTCTCCATGCCGTCGATGCAACGTACCGGGATGGACTTCGGCGAGATCATGGAACTCGAGCGCGCCGACAAGCGCCAGGAACTCCACGACCGTACGCCGCTGTCGGACGTCGTCCTCGACATGGTCTGTGAACACTTCCCGGACCCCCTCGAGGCCCAGCCCCGTCGTATCCCGCGCATCTGGCGCGGTGACGACGAGAGCGACCTCTCGGAGTCGATGCGCCTCGTCGACGAGGACGGCGACGTCGTCCTGATGGTTACCGACATCGGGATCGACCCCCACGCCGGCGAGATCGCCGCGGGACGTGTCTTCTCGGGTACCCTCGAGAAGGGCCAGGAGCTGTACGTCTCCGGGACCGCCGGCAAGAACCGCATCCAGTCGGTCGGGATCTACATGGGCGGTGAACGCGAGGAGGTCGACGAGGTTCCCGCCGGGAACATCGCCGCCGTCACGGGTCTCAAAGACGCCATCGCCGGCTCGACCGTCTCGAGTGTCGAGATGACGCCGTTCGAGTCGATCGAACACATCTCGGAGCCGGTCATTACGAAGTCCGTCGAGGCCCAGAACATGGACGACCTGCCGAAGCTGATCGAGACGCTGCGACAGGTCTCCAAGGAGGACCCGACGATCCAGATCGACATCAACGAGGACACCGGCGAGCACCTCATTTCGGGACAGGGTGAGCTTCACCTCGAGGTCATCACCCAGCGTATCGAGAAGAACCAGGGTATCCCGGTCAACACCGGTGAGCCGATCGTCGTCTACCGCGAGCAGCCCCAGGAGCCCAGCGACGAAGTGGAGGGCATCTCGCCGAACCGGCACAACCGCTTCTACATCTCCATCGAGCCGATGACGGACGACCTCGTCGAGACCATCAAGCGCGGCGAGGCCTCGATGGACATGCCCGAGCAGGAACGCCGTGAGGCCCTGCAGGAGGCCGGCATGGAGAAGGAGACCTCTCAGAACGTCGAACACATCCACGGGACGAACGTCCTCATCGACGACACGAAGGGGATTCAGCACCTGAACGAGACGATGGAACTCGTCATCGAGGGGCTCGAGGAGGCCCTCGACAACGGCCCGCTCGCAAACGAGCCGGTTCAGGGGACGCTCATCCGCCTGCACGACGCACGGCTCCACGAGGATACTATCCACCGTGGCCCGGCACAGGTCATCCCCGCGACCCGCGAAGCCGTCCACAAGTCGCTGATCGACGGCAAGATCAAGATGCTCGAGCCGATGCAGGACGTCCGCATCGACGTGCCCAACGACCACATGGGCGCGGCCTCGGGCGAGATTCAGGGCCGTCGTGGCCGCGTCGACGACATGTACCAGGAAGGCGACCTGATGGTCGTCGAGGGCATCGCGCCCGTCGGCGAGATGATCGGCTTCGCCTCGGACATCCGCTCCGCGACCGAGGGACGGGCCTCCTGGAACACCGAGAACGCCGGCTTCGAGGTCATGTCCAACTCCCTCCAGCGCGACAAGATCATGGAGATCCGCGAGCGCAAGGGTATGAAGCTCGAACTGCCGCCGAGTATCGACTACATATAA
- a CDS encoding DUF7503 family protein translates to MTDVTQYLKNHPRLIGALFTILLLLGQTGNVAATNASTFVGP, encoded by the coding sequence ATGACGGATGTTACACAGTACCTGAAGAACCACCCACGACTGATCGGCGCGCTGTTTACGATCCTATTGCTACTCGGACAGACAGGCAACGTCGCAGCGACGAACGCGAGTACCTTCGTCGGCCCCTAA
- a CDS encoding DUF7504 family protein translates to MFSGTDGVGATDGGFSDELSRLKRRGASVLVVGSVRPDQCRDACRRLLGCDADRVRRRVLVSTTAGPHHATHHIDEAGSAALSVIAYETQARNVTTAEPGETPSVGTETTEAESLADLGLAIEQGIEDFETNTAALEPGEVRLGIDSLLPLLEADGRQRVFKFLHLINGRTRDVNGMAHYHLPVERDARIVQTLSPLFDIIVELRERNGDYQERWTIEDGDRRSGWVSVGAE, encoded by the coding sequence ATGTTCTCGGGAACGGACGGCGTGGGGGCTACTGACGGGGGGTTCTCCGACGAGTTATCGCGATTGAAACGCCGGGGGGCAAGCGTTCTCGTCGTCGGCTCCGTCCGCCCCGATCAGTGTCGGGACGCCTGTCGACGGCTGCTTGGCTGTGATGCCGATCGGGTCCGGCGACGCGTCCTCGTCTCGACGACGGCGGGCCCACACCACGCCACACACCACATCGACGAGGCCGGGTCGGCAGCCCTCTCGGTCATCGCTTACGAGACGCAGGCTCGCAACGTCACAACGGCCGAGCCAGGGGAGACACCGTCGGTCGGGACGGAAACGACCGAAGCGGAGTCGCTCGCCGACCTCGGGCTCGCCATCGAACAGGGGATCGAGGACTTCGAAACCAATACCGCCGCGCTCGAACCCGGCGAAGTCAGGCTGGGGATCGACTCGCTGCTCCCGTTGCTCGAGGCGGACGGTCGCCAGCGGGTGTTCAAATTCCTCCATCTCATCAACGGACGAACGCGGGACGTCAATGGGATGGCCCACTACCACCTGCCGGTCGAGCGCGATGCCAGGATCGTCCAGACTCTCTCGCCGCTTTTCGATATTATCGTTGAACTCCGCGAGCGGAACGGCGACTACCAGGAGCGCTGGACGATCGAGGACGGCGACCGCCGTTCCGGTTGGGTATCGGTCGGCGCCGAGTAA
- the serS gene encoding serine--tRNA ligase translates to MLDRTYIRENTEEVRDALENRGADVDIDEFLELDERWRELKARGDDLRHDRNQITKKIGQLVADGKDEEREEAIKKSRELKAEIEEVEEEGVELEEELRERILEIPQVPHESVPLGLEERHNVEDRRWGFDGDHDLPEEVTPHYELGEELDIIDEERAAKTTGAGFYFLKGEGAQLEHALIQFMMDVHREQGYVDVFPPVPVKSSAMQGTGQLPKFADDAYRLGGSNEEAYDDDDLWLCPTAEVPVTNMYADEILLDDDLPLKHQAYTPNFRREAGEHGTETRGIVRVHQFNKVELVNFVEPEDSYDRLEDLLDEAEEVLRRLDLPYRILELCTGDLTFASAKTYDIEVWAPGDDMDDGPEDGGRWLEVSSASNFEDFQARRAGLRYRPERHESAEYLHTLNASGLAIPRVMVAILEYYQNEDGTVTIPEPLRPYMGGKAVIEGHEKVGESALGAGERE, encoded by the coding sequence ATGCTCGACCGGACCTATATACGCGAGAATACGGAGGAGGTACGCGACGCCCTCGAGAACCGCGGGGCCGACGTCGACATCGACGAGTTCCTCGAACTCGACGAACGCTGGCGCGAGCTGAAAGCACGCGGCGACGACCTGCGCCACGATCGCAACCAAATCACGAAAAAAATAGGCCAGCTCGTCGCCGACGGCAAAGACGAGGAGCGCGAAGAAGCCATCAAGAAGTCGCGGGAACTCAAAGCCGAGATCGAGGAGGTCGAAGAGGAAGGCGTCGAACTCGAGGAGGAACTCCGAGAACGTATCCTCGAGATTCCACAGGTCCCCCACGAGAGCGTGCCGCTCGGCCTCGAGGAGCGCCACAACGTCGAGGACCGCCGCTGGGGCTTCGACGGGGACCACGACCTCCCCGAAGAGGTCACCCCTCACTACGAACTCGGCGAGGAACTCGACATCATCGACGAGGAACGGGCCGCCAAGACGACCGGTGCCGGCTTCTACTTCCTCAAAGGCGAGGGCGCACAGCTCGAACACGCCCTGATCCAGTTCATGATGGACGTCCACCGCGAGCAGGGGTATGTCGACGTCTTCCCGCCGGTCCCGGTCAAGAGTTCGGCGATGCAGGGAACCGGACAGCTGCCGAAGTTCGCCGACGACGCCTACCGGCTGGGTGGCAGCAACGAGGAGGCCTACGACGACGACGACCTCTGGCTCTGTCCCACCGCGGAGGTCCCGGTCACCAACATGTACGCCGACGAGATCCTGCTGGACGACGACCTCCCGCTGAAACACCAGGCCTACACCCCGAACTTCCGGCGTGAAGCCGGCGAACACGGCACCGAAACCCGGGGCATCGTCCGCGTCCACCAGTTCAACAAGGTCGAACTCGTCAACTTCGTCGAACCCGAGGACAGCTACGACCGCCTCGAGGACCTGCTCGACGAGGCCGAGGAGGTCCTCCGTCGGCTCGACCTTCCCTACCGCATCCTCGAACTCTGTACCGGCGATCTCACGTTCGCCTCCGCCAAGACCTACGACATCGAGGTCTGGGCCCCCGGCGACGACATGGACGACGGCCCCGAGGACGGCGGGCGCTGGCTCGAGGTCTCGAGCGCATCGAACTTCGAGGACTTCCAGGCCCGGCGTGCCGGCCTGCGCTACCGGCCCGAGCGCCACGAGTCGGCCGAGTACCTCCACACCCTGAACGCGTCGGGACTCGCGATCCCCCGGGTGATGGTGGCCATTCTCGAGTACTACCAGAACGAGGACGGCACCGTCACGATCCCCGAACCCCTGCGGCCGTACATGGGCGGCAAAGCGGTCATCGAAGGCCACGAGAAGGTCGGCGAGTCGGCGCTGGGTGCAGGCGAACGCGAGTAG
- a CDS encoding 4-vinyl reductase has protein sequence MATLNSWIKRLVGSADEESQSSDELQAVDDRIGFEASLEDAEVIGRSPLSYIAAGESISSFVGKQITSKLAEYGLEEIEPDEWYPLQVPLAMLYDMRDEYGDVRMRNMGQNVPEHVEFPPDLSEVDNALRAIDTAYHQNHRGSEIGSYEFQQEGPNAGVMTCENPYPCEFDKGLIKGVAKKFADNPVQVEEVGDQCRSDGDHRCEYRVEWL, from the coding sequence ATGGCCACACTGAACAGTTGGATCAAGCGACTCGTCGGGAGCGCCGACGAGGAGTCCCAGTCCAGCGACGAACTGCAGGCAGTCGATGACCGAATCGGATTCGAAGCCTCACTCGAGGACGCGGAAGTGATCGGGCGGAGTCCCCTGTCGTATATCGCTGCCGGCGAATCGATCTCCTCGTTCGTGGGGAAACAGATCACGTCCAAACTCGCCGAGTACGGACTCGAGGAGATCGAGCCCGACGAATGGTATCCGCTCCAGGTCCCGCTTGCCATGCTGTACGATATGCGCGACGAATACGGCGACGTCAGGATGCGAAACATGGGCCAGAACGTCCCCGAACACGTCGAATTTCCGCCGGACCTGTCCGAAGTCGATAACGCGTTACGGGCGATCGATACGGCCTACCACCAGAACCACCGCGGCAGCGAGATCGGCTCCTACGAGTTCCAACAGGAAGGTCCGAACGCGGGTGTGATGACCTGTGAGAACCCCTATCCGTGTGAATTCGATAAGGGGCTCATCAAGGGCGTCGCGAAGAAGTTCGCCGACAACCCCGTGCAGGTCGAGGAAGTCGGCGACCAGTGTCGATCGGACGGCGATCACCGCTGTGAGTATCGCGTCGAATGGCTTTGA
- a CDS encoding 30S ribosomal protein S7, which yields MAAEDQPDPDAPAGGADVSAKLFGEWEIGEIEYADPSTERYITVSPVAHTAGRHASKQFKKSEISIVERFINRLMQTEENTGKKQQVLNYVSDAFDIVHERTEENPIQILVTAVENAAPREETVRLKYGGISVPKAVDVAPQRRVDQALKFLAEGVYNDSFKTTTDVEEAIANQLIGASNYDVGTYAVSQKEEKERVAAAAR from the coding sequence ATGGCGGCAGAAGACCAACCCGACCCGGACGCGCCGGCCGGCGGCGCGGACGTTTCGGCCAAGCTGTTCGGCGAGTGGGAGATCGGCGAAATCGAGTACGCCGACCCCTCGACCGAACGCTACATCACGGTATCGCCCGTCGCTCACACCGCGGGTCGCCACGCCAGCAAACAGTTCAAAAAGTCCGAGATCTCCATCGTCGAGCGCTTCATCAATCGCTTGATGCAGACCGAGGAGAACACGGGCAAGAAACAGCAGGTCCTCAACTACGTCAGCGACGCGTTCGACATCGTCCACGAGCGCACCGAGGAGAACCCGATTCAGATCCTCGTGACCGCCGTCGAGAACGCGGCCCCGCGCGAGGAAACCGTCCGCCTGAAATACGGTGGTATCTCGGTCCCGAAGGCCGTCGACGTCGCGCCCCAGCGCCGCGTCGACCAGGCCCTGAAGTTCCTCGCCGAGGGCGTCTACAACGACTCGTTCAAGACGACCACTGACGTCGAGGAGGCCATCGCGAACCAGCTCATCGGCGCGTCCAACTACGACGTTGGCACCTACGCCGTCAGCCAGAAAGAAGAGAAAGAGCGCGTCGCGGCAGCTGCACGCTAA
- a CDS encoding potassium channel family protein — MDPLEGETSSASIEYEPVSVKDVLVEMKDTAELLIDLSYSAVLHRSEELATEVLRLEERMDVLEMRARMSLLMAARKPADAEQLAPVLGIVGAADEISDAAGDIAKIVLEDMGLPEAMRAALPDAAEALLRGVVAADSPYAGRTLQEIDLESETGVRAIALRRGNEWLLNPGPTTRIEADDVAFLRGPESAIGDVCETLTGEVYEAPTVESPDIDDLERAVDTIIHMKDFSELAVDLAYSSVLFDSEELAEEVRNLEVEVDAMQSRFEAWTLRAAADATDPVVLRGLIQLGSSTERISDTAIEISEGVLRDIDVHPVVQLAVQESDEIIARIPVERDSDLDGTAVTEGVPDADSTMSVIAIRRPDEGWLLVADADAELRGGDVLIAKGTRTAAAAFRDLASA, encoded by the coding sequence ATGGATCCGCTCGAGGGCGAGACATCGTCGGCGTCGATCGAGTACGAGCCGGTCAGTGTCAAGGACGTACTCGTCGAGATGAAAGACACCGCGGAGCTGTTGATCGACCTCTCGTACTCGGCGGTCCTCCACCGCAGCGAGGAACTCGCGACGGAGGTCCTCCGACTCGAGGAACGGATGGACGTCCTCGAGATGCGAGCCCGAATGAGCCTGCTGATGGCCGCCCGGAAGCCGGCCGACGCCGAGCAGCTCGCGCCGGTGCTGGGCATCGTCGGGGCCGCCGACGAGATCAGCGACGCCGCCGGCGACATCGCGAAGATCGTCCTCGAGGACATGGGGTTGCCCGAGGCGATGCGGGCGGCCCTGCCCGACGCCGCCGAGGCGCTGCTCCGGGGCGTCGTCGCGGCCGATTCCCCCTACGCCGGCCGCACGTTACAGGAGATCGATCTCGAGTCCGAGACCGGCGTCCGGGCCATCGCGCTCCGGCGGGGCAACGAGTGGCTGCTCAATCCGGGGCCGACGACACGGATCGAGGCCGACGATGTCGCGTTCCTCCGGGGGCCCGAGTCGGCGATCGGCGACGTCTGTGAGACCCTGACCGGGGAGGTCTACGAAGCGCCCACGGTCGAGAGTCCCGATATCGACGATCTCGAGCGGGCGGTGGACACGATCATCCACATGAAAGACTTCTCGGAGCTGGCGGTCGATCTGGCCTACAGCAGCGTGCTGTTCGACAGCGAGGAGCTGGCCGAGGAGGTCCGCAACTTGGAGGTCGAGGTCGACGCGATGCAGTCGCGATTCGAGGCCTGGACGTTGCGGGCGGCCGCGGACGCGACGGATCCAGTCGTGTTGCGCGGACTGATCCAACTGGGCAGTAGCACCGAGCGGATCAGCGACACCGCGATCGAGATCAGCGAGGGCGTCCTGCGCGATATCGACGTCCATCCGGTCGTCCAGTTGGCGGTCCAAGAGAGCGACGAGATCATCGCCCGCATCCCGGTCGAACGGGACAGCGATCTCGACGGGACCGCGGTGACCGAGGGCGTCCCCGACGCCGACTCGACGATGTCGGTAATCGCTATCCGCCGGCCGGACGAGGGCTGGCTGCTGGTGGCCGACGCCGACGCCGAACTGCGCGGCGGCGACGTGTTGATCGCGAAGGGGACCCGGACGGCCGCCGCCGCCTTCCGGGATCTCGCGTCCGCGTAG
- a CDS encoding aldehyde dehydrogenase family protein, with translation MTNTSAESPDEVAVDDLEIAPETGWNALYLDGEWVPAGDRDLIDVENPATRTSLTSVPSGTEDDVDEAYAIAEEAQAEWAQRPPQERAGIVSEACRLLGEYADDLETLFAVECGGVGLKADFETQLAQGTMEVGAGLAMRDGGRRKDSVTPGKENLLVREPAGVVGVITPWNFPLYLSSRVVAPAIALGNSVVLKPDEHTPIAGGLVLAKVFEEAGLPAGVLNVVPGYGHEIGDHFSGHSVPSVMSFTGSSEVGRGVGQRAVGAYTEPALELGGNNAHIVLEDADLERAIDAGAFGSFTHQGQECISINRHLVHESLYDDYVAGLADRAEQLPIGDPLEEGTLVGPVINESQRDKIVGFLEESVERGATVEAGGDYEGLFVEPTVLSDVTSDMPVACNEHFGPVAPVVPFETDEEAIRIANDTEYGLSGSVHSADVARARDVADAMETGMVHINDQPLNDEPHVAFGGVGASGMGRYNDEWILETLTSVKWISVQREPREYPY, from the coding sequence ATGACGAATACGAGTGCAGAATCACCCGACGAGGTCGCCGTCGATGACCTCGAGATCGCGCCGGAAACCGGCTGGAACGCCCTGTATCTCGACGGAGAGTGGGTTCCCGCGGGTGACCGTGACCTGATCGACGTCGAAAACCCCGCGACGCGGACGTCCCTGACGTCGGTCCCCTCGGGTACCGAGGACGACGTCGACGAGGCGTACGCGATCGCGGAGGAAGCGCAAGCGGAGTGGGCACAGCGACCGCCCCAGGAGCGCGCCGGGATCGTGTCCGAGGCCTGTCGGTTGCTGGGCGAGTACGCCGACGACCTCGAGACGTTGTTCGCGGTCGAGTGCGGCGGTGTCGGGCTGAAAGCGGACTTCGAGACCCAACTCGCACAGGGGACGATGGAGGTCGGTGCCGGACTGGCGATGCGCGACGGCGGTCGCCGCAAGGACTCGGTCACGCCGGGCAAGGAGAACCTGCTCGTGCGCGAACCGGCCGGCGTCGTCGGCGTCATCACGCCGTGGAACTTCCCGCTGTATCTCTCCAGTCGCGTCGTCGCACCCGCCATCGCGCTCGGCAACAGCGTAGTGCTAAAACCGGACGAACACACCCCGATAGCGGGCGGCCTCGTCCTCGCGAAGGTCTTCGAAGAGGCTGGCCTCCCGGCGGGCGTTCTGAACGTCGTCCCCGGCTACGGTCACGAGATCGGCGACCACTTCTCGGGGCACTCGGTCCCGTCGGTGATGTCGTTTACCGGCTCCTCGGAAGTCGGACGCGGCGTCGGCCAGCGCGCCGTCGGTGCATACACGGAACCCGCACTCGAACTAGGCGGCAACAACGCCCACATCGTCCTCGAGGACGCCGACCTCGAGCGGGCGATCGACGCCGGTGCATTCGGCTCGTTCACCCATCAGGGGCAGGAGTGTATTTCGATCAACCGCCATCTGGTCCACGAATCGCTGTACGACGACTACGTGGCGGGGCTGGCCGACCGCGCCGAACAACTCCCCATTGGCGATCCGCTCGAGGAAGGGACGCTCGTCGGCCCGGTCATCAACGAGAGCCAGCGCGACAAGATCGTCGGCTTCCTCGAGGAGTCGGTCGAACGCGGCGCGACGGTCGAGGCCGGCGGCGACTACGAGGGACTGTTCGTCGAGCCGACGGTGCTGTCGGACGTCACCAGCGACATGCCGGTCGCCTGCAACGAACACTTCGGGCCGGTCGCGCCGGTCGTTCCCTTCGAAACCGACGAAGAGGCGATTCGGATCGCCAACGACACCGAGTACGGGCTGTCGGGATCGGTTCACTCGGCGGACGTCGCCCGAGCGCGTGACGTGGCCGACGCGATGGAGACGGGCATGGTCCACATCAACGACCAGCCGCTGAACGACGAACCGCACGTCGCGTTCGGCGGTGTTGGCGCATCTGGCATGGGTCGGTACAACGACGAGTGGATCCTCGAGACGCTGACGTCGGTCAAATGGATCTCGGTCCAGCGCGAACCGAGAGAGTATCCGTACTGA